The following are from one region of the Bactrocera oleae isolate idBacOlea1 chromosome 6, idBacOlea1, whole genome shotgun sequence genome:
- the ens gene encoding uncharacterized protein ens isoform X3, with protein sequence MASLVGEQQISSNNQEAEPVQKVDSREGSVERKVCKDRDEKLKLARERQNEERQRKIEELKAQAEAAQRYREQKEEERRRRIEEIRQRDTEKRHQVEERKRAITEAEKERREYILRKNQERESRLETKKGPRSTVAFAFGSSTPRLLEPDFGLVSPSTYLGHRRSTSISNVTGASLSRRSSERELTDSGAKKRATSAGGTDRHEDHRRKSSSMYEVFNWGYSNDEPPKRFSLSIVGSEINIDDPPAATVTANTGHVRTYTAHHQAQHHQHSNNNNHSITNTSGHRQNVAIDSARAATTAAATTTPSTVGKSSQSATAAATFNYSNDSVDSHATQIVFRSVARRKTDLMPTIPSPRDGHYGSRSSLSHTPRTPGRAFSMSRLDQLAQPIRRNGEHIRAILERERREQMELLDETESLGGGRRRSSKPRHGSGSSSAGAGGGSSAMSRSMTHLASGRAKYTLSSNSTGGGGGGGVGGIMSNSFRPLSGGQRDTTCKSLTQLNNSWSSATPRSNLGLQTAATRKYLQSSLASSPSAIGTKRSEQLLNHLTNPYRFDPNSLLIMNSSFSITTGSRSGNVTPGGNISTSRPGSAMSTSTNLSTSGYVARRSVPATRKQRPASIAGTGMSLEDLNKHKKDNRPPVKASTPSSTTTSAQNTPKRTSNLMSTSMIVSSSTRLSSAEKKTPAKRESVTPKASTPKSLSKTSSSDRLNRAGKDIMSKSLISPSPSQTLSRSEKDKATTIERKKEEAPAPPVQSKDEKNSLNIAKSEAESTAEVLAAPNEAAVAVVAETVSTEHAATTAQSVEALTPERTFTETKTQHLIDAESVELNQVGTAALPPVQQQQTAVAQPQPQPQLRSQNGSKENSEVRELTPPTQNGENNDLMTASMIARNKITTEEEAKAALAERRRLAREEAERQAELERQRLEAERLAELKRQEEEAERQRAFEEEANRLAGEQRRAEEERLRQAIEEAKQKEEEERRKREDEEKQRVQREEAEKKAKEEAEKQRIEVAERLKREEKEREERRKRVEAIMSRTRKGASGGGSATTPNSTPVKESTTPKPAADNLQQETQQEQSFTTTTTAITNAVSSTDSSSTSGSTTTATTPNPPQNIAPVVPTAVVTVVPTSEKVEPQNTQAMYEQAVIDKEAALINSFSNMLIDENAKNLHQQQQQQHFQQPTQILE encoded by the exons atggcGAGTCTTGTGGGCGAACAgcaaatttcatcaaataacCAAGAAG CTGAACCAGTTCAGAAAGTCGATAGCCGAGAAGGCAGTGTCGAACGCAAAG TGTGTAAAGACCGTGACGAGAAGCTAAAGTTGGCACGGGAGCGTCAAAATGAGGAAAGACAAAGGAAAATCGAAGAGCTAAAGGCGCAAGCGGAAGCGGCGCAACGATATCGCGAACAAAAAGAAGAGGAACGTCGCCGCCGCATAGAGGAGATACGACAACGCGACACGGAGAAGCGACACCAAGTCGAAGAACGTAAACGCGCCATAACCGAGGCGGAAAAGGAGCGCCGCGAATATATATTGCGGAAGAATCAG GAACGTGAATCCCGCTTGGAAACAAAGAAAGGTCCACGCAGTACAGTGGCCTTTGCTTTTGGCTCATCGACACCTCGACTGCTGGAGCCCGATTTTGGACTGGTATCGCCAAGCACTTATCTGGGTCATCGACG ATCGACGTCGATCTCTAATGTTACTGGTGCTTCATTATCACGTCGTAGTTCTGAACGTGAACTGACCGACAGTGGTGCCAAGAAGCGTGCAACATCGGCCGGTGGCACAGATCGGCATGAAG ATCATCGTCGTAAGTCATCATCCATGTATGAAGTTTTCAATTGGGGATACTCGAACGATGAGCCACCCAAACGTTTTTCCCTCTCCATTGTGGGCAGTGAAATCAATATTGATGATCCCCCAGCTGCCACAGTCACAGCAAATACAGGCCATGTACGCACTTATACTGCTCATCATCAGGCACAGCATCAtcagcacagcaacaacaacaaccatagtATAACAAATACAAGTGGGCATAGACAAAATGTTGCAATAGACTCTGCAAGAGCAgctacaacagcagcagcaacaacaaccccAAGCACAGTTGGCAAAAGCAGTCAATCGGCTACAGCAGCAGCGACATTTAATTACTCTA ACGATAGTGTCGATAGTCATGCAACACAAATCGTGTTTAGAAGTGTAGCCCGCAGAAAAACCGATTTGATGCCGACAATACCCAGCCCCAGGGACGGGCATTACGGTTCCAGATCGTCACTGAGCCACACGCCACGCACCCCAG GGCGTGCCTTCTCCATGAGTCGTCTAGATCAATTGGCTCAACCGATTCGCCGCAATGGCGAACACATACGCGCCATACTCGAGCGTGAGCGTCGCGAACAGATGGAACTGCTGGACGAAACCGAATCGCTGGGCGGTGGCCGAAGGCGCAGCAGCAAACCACGACACGGCAGCGGTAGCAGTAGTGCTGGCGCTGGCGGTGGCAGCAGTGCCATGTCGCGCAGCATGACACATCTGGCCAGCGGACGCGCCAAATACACACTCAGCAGCAACAGTACaggtggcggcggcggcggcggcgtcGGTGGCATCATGTCAAACAGTTTTCGTCCACTGAGCGGTGGCCAACGTGATACCACTTGTAAGAGTTTGACACAGTTAAACAATTCGTGGTCGAGCGCTACACCGCGCTCGAATTTGGGCTTACAAACAGCTGCTACTAGAAAGTATCTGCAATCATCATTAGCTTCATCACCATCAGCGATTGGGACTAAACGCAGCGAGCAGCTACTAAATCATCTTACTAACCCCTACCGTTTCGATCCAAACTCATTATTGATCATGAATTCTAGTTTCTCAATAACAAcag GTTCACGTTCTGGAAATGTCACCCCAGGCGGCAACATCAGCACTTCAAGACCGGGTAGTGCAATGTCCACATCCACAAATTTGTCCACATCTGGTTACGTGGCTAGAAGATCCGTACCGGCTACACGTAAGCAACGGCCAGCTAGTATTGCCGGTACTGGCATGTCGTTGGAGG AccttaataaacacaaaaaagataATAGGCCGCCAGTGAAGGCCTCAACACCTTCATCTACGACAACATCAGCACAAAATACCCCCAAACGAACATCAAATTTGATGTCAACCTCAATGATTGTGTCATCGTCTACACGTTTGTCCAGCGCTGAGAAGAAAACTCCAGCTAAACGG GAGTCAGTGACACCCAAAGCCTCCACACCCAAATCGCTTTCAAAAACGTCCAGTTCGGATCGCTTAAATAGAGCTGGCAAAGATATTATGAGTAAATCGTTAATATCACCATCTCCGAGTCAGACACTCTCACGAAGTGAAAAAGACAAGGCGACTACAATTGAACGCAAAAAAGAGGAGGCACCTGCTCCTCCGGTGCAAAGCAAAGACGAAAAGAATTCTTTGAATATAGCGAAATCCGAAGCTGAGTCTACGGCCGAAGTGTTGGCTGCACCCAATGAGGCAGCAGTAGCAGTGGTCGCTGAAACAGTTAGCACAGAGCATGCAGCAACTACAGCTCAAAGTGTTGAAGCGCTGACGCCAGAGAGAACTTTTACTGAAACAAAGACGCAGCACTTGATTGACGCTGAGTCTGTTGAGTTGAATCAAGTCGGTACTGCTGCTTTGCCGCCAGTACAGCAACAGCAGACGGCAGTAGCGCAGCCACAGCCCCAACCACAATTACGTTCACAAAACGGCAGCAAAGAAAATTCAGAAGTGCGTGAACTTACGCCACCAACACAAAATGGTGAGAATAATGATTTGATGACCGCTTCGATGATCGCCAGAAATAAGATCACAACTGAGGAGGAGGCGAAGGCTGCATTGGCTGAACGTCGTCGTCTGGCACGTGAGGAGGCTGAGCGACAGGCCGAATTGGAGCGTCAGCGCCTAGAGGCCGAACGCCTTGCCGAACTGAAGCGTCAAGAGGAGGAGGCCGAACGGCAGCGGGCTTTCGAAGAGGAAGCCAATCGTTTAGCTGGGGAGCAACGTCGTGCCGAGGAAGAGCGTTTGCGCCAAGCTATTGAA GAGGCAAagcaaaaagaagaagaagagcgtCGCAAACGTGAAGACGAAGAAAAGCAACGCGTACAACGCGAGGAGGCCGAAAAGAAGGCCAAGGAAGAAGCGGAGAAACAACGCATTGAGGTTGCCGAACGTCTTAAACGAGAGGAGAAGGAACGCGAAGAACGACGCAAACGCGTTGAGGCGATCATGTCGCGCACACGTAAAGGTGCCAGTGGTGGTGGAAGCGCGACAACACCCAACTCCACACCAGTAAAG GAAAGCACAACGCCCAAACCGGCAGCTGACAATTTGCAACAGGAAACACAACAAGAACAATCCTTTACAACTACAACCACAGCAATAACTAATGCTGTCAGCAGCACTGATAGTAGCTCCACATCGGGCTCCACCACGACTGCGACCACACCAAATCCGCCACAAAACATTGCTCCAGTAGTGCCCACAGCTGTGGTGACCGTGGTGCCTACAAGTGAAAAGGTGGAGCCGCAGAATACGCAGGCTATGTACGAGCAAGCTGTAATTGACAAGGAAGCTGCGCTTATAAACAGTTTCTCCAATATGCTAATAGATGAAAATGCGAAAAATCTgcatcaacagcaacagcaacaacatttcCAGCAACCAACACAAATTCTCGAG TGA
- the ens gene encoding ensconsin isoform X6 has translation MASLVGEQQISSNNQEAEPVQKVDSREGSVERKVCKDRDEKLKLARERQNEERQRKIEELKAQAEAAQRYREQKEEERRRRIEEIRQRDTEKRHQVEERKRAITEAEKERREYILRKNQERESRLETKKGPRSTVAFAFGSSTPRLLEPDFGLVSPSTYLGHRRSTSISNVTGASLSRRSSERELTDSGAKKRATSAGGTDRHEDHRRKSSSMYEVFNWGYSNDEPPKRFSLSIVGSEINIDDPPAATVTANTGHVRTYTAHHQAQHHQHSNNNNHSITNTSGHRQNVAIDSARAATTAAATTTPSTVGKSSQSATAAATFNYSNDSVDSHATQIVFRSVARRKTDLMPTIPSPRDGHYGSRSSLSHTPRTPGSRSGNVTPGGNISTSRPGSAMSTSTNLSTSGYVARRSVPATRKQRPASIAGTGMSLEDLNKHKKDNRPPVKASTPSSTTTSAQNTPKRTSNLMSTSMIVSSSTRLSSAEKKTPAKRESVTPKASTPKSLSKTSSSDRLNRAGKDIMSKSLISPSPSQTLSRSEKDKATTIERKKEEAPAPPVQSKDEKNSLNIAKSEAESTAEVLAAPNEAAVAVVAETVSTEHAATTAQSVEALTPERTFTETKTQHLIDAESVELNQVGTAALPPVQQQQTAVAQPQPQPQLRSQNGSKENSEVRELTPPTQNGENNDLMTASMIARNKITTEEEAKAALAERRRLAREEAERQAELERQRLEAERLAELKRQEEEAERQRAFEEEANRLAGEQRRAEEERLRQAIEEAKQKEEEERRKREDEEKQRVQREEAEKKAKEEAEKQRIEVAERLKREEKEREERRKRVEAIMSRTRKGASGGGSATTPNSTPVKESTTPKPAADNLQQETQQEQSFTTTTTAITNAVSSTDSSSTSGSTTTATTPNPPQNIAPVVPTAVVTVVPTSEKVEPQNTQAMYEQAVIDKEAALINSFSNMLIDENAKNLHQQQQQQHFQQPTQILEVSNGKLPINSDVLLQNTTTATTINTTAVSNGNGHHIENLNNKNDINNLQDAVTPATNQLIDLSIESQDINNAVNFNNNNSLLNTTNATLVTADSHDNKDISLL, from the exons atggcGAGTCTTGTGGGCGAACAgcaaatttcatcaaataacCAAGAAG CTGAACCAGTTCAGAAAGTCGATAGCCGAGAAGGCAGTGTCGAACGCAAAG TGTGTAAAGACCGTGACGAGAAGCTAAAGTTGGCACGGGAGCGTCAAAATGAGGAAAGACAAAGGAAAATCGAAGAGCTAAAGGCGCAAGCGGAAGCGGCGCAACGATATCGCGAACAAAAAGAAGAGGAACGTCGCCGCCGCATAGAGGAGATACGACAACGCGACACGGAGAAGCGACACCAAGTCGAAGAACGTAAACGCGCCATAACCGAGGCGGAAAAGGAGCGCCGCGAATATATATTGCGGAAGAATCAG GAACGTGAATCCCGCTTGGAAACAAAGAAAGGTCCACGCAGTACAGTGGCCTTTGCTTTTGGCTCATCGACACCTCGACTGCTGGAGCCCGATTTTGGACTGGTATCGCCAAGCACTTATCTGGGTCATCGACG ATCGACGTCGATCTCTAATGTTACTGGTGCTTCATTATCACGTCGTAGTTCTGAACGTGAACTGACCGACAGTGGTGCCAAGAAGCGTGCAACATCGGCCGGTGGCACAGATCGGCATGAAG ATCATCGTCGTAAGTCATCATCCATGTATGAAGTTTTCAATTGGGGATACTCGAACGATGAGCCACCCAAACGTTTTTCCCTCTCCATTGTGGGCAGTGAAATCAATATTGATGATCCCCCAGCTGCCACAGTCACAGCAAATACAGGCCATGTACGCACTTATACTGCTCATCATCAGGCACAGCATCAtcagcacagcaacaacaacaaccatagtATAACAAATACAAGTGGGCATAGACAAAATGTTGCAATAGACTCTGCAAGAGCAgctacaacagcagcagcaacaacaaccccAAGCACAGTTGGCAAAAGCAGTCAATCGGCTACAGCAGCAGCGACATTTAATTACTCTA ACGATAGTGTCGATAGTCATGCAACACAAATCGTGTTTAGAAGTGTAGCCCGCAGAAAAACCGATTTGATGCCGACAATACCCAGCCCCAGGGACGGGCATTACGGTTCCAGATCGTCACTGAGCCACACGCCACGCACCCCAG GTTCACGTTCTGGAAATGTCACCCCAGGCGGCAACATCAGCACTTCAAGACCGGGTAGTGCAATGTCCACATCCACAAATTTGTCCACATCTGGTTACGTGGCTAGAAGATCCGTACCGGCTACACGTAAGCAACGGCCAGCTAGTATTGCCGGTACTGGCATGTCGTTGGAGG AccttaataaacacaaaaaagataATAGGCCGCCAGTGAAGGCCTCAACACCTTCATCTACGACAACATCAGCACAAAATACCCCCAAACGAACATCAAATTTGATGTCAACCTCAATGATTGTGTCATCGTCTACACGTTTGTCCAGCGCTGAGAAGAAAACTCCAGCTAAACGG GAGTCAGTGACACCCAAAGCCTCCACACCCAAATCGCTTTCAAAAACGTCCAGTTCGGATCGCTTAAATAGAGCTGGCAAAGATATTATGAGTAAATCGTTAATATCACCATCTCCGAGTCAGACACTCTCACGAAGTGAAAAAGACAAGGCGACTACAATTGAACGCAAAAAAGAGGAGGCACCTGCTCCTCCGGTGCAAAGCAAAGACGAAAAGAATTCTTTGAATATAGCGAAATCCGAAGCTGAGTCTACGGCCGAAGTGTTGGCTGCACCCAATGAGGCAGCAGTAGCAGTGGTCGCTGAAACAGTTAGCACAGAGCATGCAGCAACTACAGCTCAAAGTGTTGAAGCGCTGACGCCAGAGAGAACTTTTACTGAAACAAAGACGCAGCACTTGATTGACGCTGAGTCTGTTGAGTTGAATCAAGTCGGTACTGCTGCTTTGCCGCCAGTACAGCAACAGCAGACGGCAGTAGCGCAGCCACAGCCCCAACCACAATTACGTTCACAAAACGGCAGCAAAGAAAATTCAGAAGTGCGTGAACTTACGCCACCAACACAAAATGGTGAGAATAATGATTTGATGACCGCTTCGATGATCGCCAGAAATAAGATCACAACTGAGGAGGAGGCGAAGGCTGCATTGGCTGAACGTCGTCGTCTGGCACGTGAGGAGGCTGAGCGACAGGCCGAATTGGAGCGTCAGCGCCTAGAGGCCGAACGCCTTGCCGAACTGAAGCGTCAAGAGGAGGAGGCCGAACGGCAGCGGGCTTTCGAAGAGGAAGCCAATCGTTTAGCTGGGGAGCAACGTCGTGCCGAGGAAGAGCGTTTGCGCCAAGCTATTGAA GAGGCAAagcaaaaagaagaagaagagcgtCGCAAACGTGAAGACGAAGAAAAGCAACGCGTACAACGCGAGGAGGCCGAAAAGAAGGCCAAGGAAGAAGCGGAGAAACAACGCATTGAGGTTGCCGAACGTCTTAAACGAGAGGAGAAGGAACGCGAAGAACGACGCAAACGCGTTGAGGCGATCATGTCGCGCACACGTAAAGGTGCCAGTGGTGGTGGAAGCGCGACAACACCCAACTCCACACCAGTAAAG GAAAGCACAACGCCCAAACCGGCAGCTGACAATTTGCAACAGGAAACACAACAAGAACAATCCTTTACAACTACAACCACAGCAATAACTAATGCTGTCAGCAGCACTGATAGTAGCTCCACATCGGGCTCCACCACGACTGCGACCACACCAAATCCGCCACAAAACATTGCTCCAGTAGTGCCCACAGCTGTGGTGACCGTGGTGCCTACAAGTGAAAAGGTGGAGCCGCAGAATACGCAGGCTATGTACGAGCAAGCTGTAATTGACAAGGAAGCTGCGCTTATAAACAGTTTCTCCAATATGCTAATAGATGAAAATGCGAAAAATCTgcatcaacagcaacagcaacaacatttcCAGCAACCAACACAAATTCTCGAGGTGAGCAATGGAAAATTGCCAATAAACAGTGATGTGCTATTGCAAAAtaccacaacagcaacaacaataaatacgaCTGCCGTTTCAAACGGCAACGGCCATCACATCgaaaatttaaacaacaaaaa TGATATCAATAACCTGCAGGATGCCGTAACACCAGCAACAAATCAGTTAATTGATTTAAGCATTGAGTCACAAGATATCAACAATGCAGTAaacttcaacaacaacaacagtttgtTAAATACAACAAACGCAACACTAGTCACTGCAGATAGTCACGATAATAAAG ATATTTCACTGCTGTGA